One genomic region from Buchnera aphidicola (Melanaphis sacchari) encodes:
- the trpB gene encoding tryptophan synthase subunit beta produces MTLLNPYFGQFGGMYVPQILMPALYELEKNFITAKKDKNFQRKFLNLLKNYAGRPTPLTLCQNLTKKTKTRIYLKREDLLHGGAHKTNQVLGQALLAIQMKKKEIIAETGAGQHGIAVAIVCALFNLKCRIYMGYKDIQRQNPNVFRMKLMGAKIIPVKNGSGTLKDACNEALRDWSENYKTSYYMIGTAAGPHPYPTIVKEFQKMIGEETKQQILKQEGKLPNAIIACVGGGSNAIGIFSEFIDEKVSLIGVEPAGHGINTGKHGAPLSYGRSGIYFGMKSYLMQSKEGQIKESWSISAGLDFPSVGPEHAWLKSINRAEYVSITDLEAVEAFQILCKKEGIIPALESSHALAHALKLMSLDPNKKQILIVNLSGRGDKDIFTVREFLKRGELNEPL; encoded by the coding sequence ATGACTTTACTTAATCCCTACTTTGGCCAATTTGGAGGAATGTACGTTCCTCAAATATTAATGCCAGCTTTATATGAATTAGAAAAAAACTTTATAACTGCAAAGAAAGATAAAAATTTTCAAAGAAAATTTTTAAATTTATTAAAAAATTATGCAGGAAGACCAACTCCATTAACTTTGTGTCAAAATTTAACAAAAAAAACAAAAACACGTATTTATCTAAAAAGAGAAGATTTACTACATGGTGGTGCGCATAAAACTAATCAAGTTTTAGGTCAAGCACTTTTAGCAATTCAGATGAAAAAAAAAGAAATTATTGCTGAAACAGGTGCGGGCCAACATGGTATAGCTGTAGCTATTGTATGTGCATTATTCAATTTAAAATGTAGAATTTACATGGGCTACAAAGACATTCAAAGACAAAATCCTAATGTATTTCGTATGAAATTAATGGGTGCAAAAATTATACCTGTAAAAAATGGATCGGGAACTTTAAAAGATGCATGTAATGAAGCTTTGCGTGATTGGTCAGAAAATTATAAAACATCTTATTATATGATAGGAACAGCTGCAGGACCTCATCCTTATCCTACTATTGTTAAAGAATTTCAAAAAATGATCGGTGAAGAAACAAAACAGCAAATTTTAAAACAAGAAGGAAAACTACCAAATGCAATTATTGCATGCGTTGGAGGAGGATCAAACGCAATTGGTATTTTTTCTGAATTTATAGATGAAAAAGTTAGTTTAATTGGAGTAGAACCAGCTGGTCATGGTATAAATACCGGAAAACATGGCGCGCCATTAAGTTATGGTAGAAGTGGTATTTATTTCGGAATGAAATCTTATTTAATGCAAAGCAAAGAAGGTCAAATTAAAGAATCTTGGTCTATTTCAGCTGGTTTAGATTTTCCATCAGTTGGACCCGAGCATGCATGGTTAAAAAGTATTAATCGAGCTGAATATGTTTCTATTACTGATTTAGAAGCAGTGGAAGCATTTCAAATTTTATGCAAAAAAGAAGGTATCATTCCTGCCTTAGAATCTTCTCACGCATTAGCTCATGCATTAAAATTAATGTCTCTTGATCCAAATAAAAAACAAATATTAATTGTTAATCTTTCTGGTCGTGGTGATAAAGATATATTTACAGTTCGCGAATTTTTAAAACGAGGAGAATTAAATGAACCGTTATAA
- the trpA gene encoding tryptophan synthase subunit alpha produces MNRYKRMFKELYLKKEGCFVPFVVIGDPSLEKSIEIIETLIDNGADALELGIPFSDPLADGPVIQKANIRSLKNKINIKKCFKIIKNVRKKYSKLPIGILIYSNLVHNEGIGNFYSECCEYGLDSVLIVDVPVEEYNIFYKNANQNNIDSIFICPPDANNDFLKKLSLYAKGYIYLLSRPGVTGIENKKTFLSRTFIDNVKKYTSIPLLQGFGIENSIQIKKSLLSGTNGVICGSAIVKIIEKNLYHEKKMINEIKKFILNSKESTKYL; encoded by the coding sequence ATGAACCGTTATAAAAGAATGTTTAAAGAATTATACTTAAAAAAAGAAGGTTGCTTTGTTCCCTTTGTTGTTATAGGAGATCCATCTTTAGAGAAATCAATAGAAATTATTGAAACATTAATAGATAATGGAGCAGATGCTTTAGAGTTAGGCATTCCATTTTCTGATCCATTAGCTGATGGTCCGGTTATTCAAAAGGCAAATATAAGATCTCTTAAAAATAAAATTAATATTAAAAAATGTTTTAAAATAATTAAAAATGTACGTAAAAAATACTCTAAATTACCTATAGGAATTTTAATTTACTCCAATCTTGTGCATAATGAAGGTATTGGTAATTTTTATTCAGAATGTTGTGAATATGGTTTAGATTCTGTATTAATAGTAGATGTTCCAGTAGAAGAGTACAATATATTTTACAAAAATGCTAATCAAAATAACATTGATTCTATTTTTATATGTCCTCCTGATGCAAACAATGATTTTTTAAAAAAATTATCTCTATATGCAAAAGGATATATATATTTATTATCTCGTCCTGGTGTTACTGGAATAGAAAATAAAAAAACTTTTTTATCAAGAACATTTATAGATAACGTTAAAAAATATACTTCAATTCCTTTATTACAAGGTTTTGGAATTGAAAATTCTATACAAATAAAAAAATCGCTTTTATCTGGTACTAATGGTGTTATCTGCGGTTCAGCAATAGTAAAAATAATTGAAAAAAACTTATATCATGAAAAAAAAATGATAAACGAAATTAAAAAATTTATTTTAAATTCAAAGGAATCTACTAAATATTTATAA
- a CDS encoding YciC family protein — translation MSITMRNLRDDTYHFVRREIKTIFGISVITTFISILINMLIKPDINIISIIENKQIVNSHAIFDIINNMSIYEKKQLLKYSIFKILEFLISKTFLLGTVITFIMHLSSKEKKITSSLSILFRFLPSLFILNFFITFITQLGFMLFILPGIFLSILLAISPIILSFNKKNGIIDSIRLSASISLKHIHIIGTSVLLWMLIKFVFTTLLSNINLINKNFIFFILNINLNILFSILTIYLFRFYMLFCDIRD, via the coding sequence ATGTCTATTACAATGCGCAATTTACGAGATGATACATATCATTTTGTACGAAGAGAAATAAAAACTATTTTTGGAATATCTGTTATTACTACTTTTATTAGTATTCTAATAAATATGTTAATTAAACCTGATATAAACATTATTTCTATAATAGAAAATAAGCAAATTGTGAATTCTCATGCAATTTTTGATATAATTAATAACATGAGTATATATGAAAAAAAACAATTATTAAAATATTCAATATTTAAAATACTAGAATTTTTAATAAGTAAAACTTTTTTATTAGGAACTGTTATTACATTTATTATGCATTTGTCTAGCAAAGAAAAAAAAATTACGTCTTCTCTTTCAATTCTATTTCGATTTTTGCCAAGTTTATTTATATTAAATTTTTTTATTACTTTCATCACTCAATTAGGATTTATGTTATTCATTCTTCCAGGTATTTTTTTATCAATACTACTTGCAATTTCCCCCATTATTTTATCATTCAATAAAAAAAATGGAATTATAGATTCTATACGTCTTAGTGCTTCAATTTCATTGAAGCATATACATATAATAGGTACAAGCGTTTTATTGTGGATGTTAATAAAATTTGTTTTTACTACATTACTTTCCAATATAAATTTAATAAACAAAAATTTTATTTTTTTTATACTAAATATTAACTTAAATATATTATTTTCAATTTTGACAATATATTTATTCCGTTTTTATATGCTGTTTTGCGATATTAGAGATTAA
- a CDS encoding septation protein A — translation MKKILNLFPILTFFASYKFYDIFTASKFLIIISFLVFALYWLIYKKVDKISFLNFITVSIFGSLTIFFHDTQFIKWKITIVYILFSIVLLISQFFTKKSIIQRFLEKKIKINNIYWNKINFFWALFFLFCSILNIYIAFWLPEKTWVNFKVFGILILMFFALIATSIYINFKVIKKNKFL, via the coding sequence ATGAAAAAAATACTAAATTTATTTCCAATACTAACGTTCTTTGCATCCTATAAATTTTATGATATTTTTACAGCATCAAAATTTTTAATTATCATATCTTTTTTAGTTTTTGCATTATATTGGTTAATATATAAAAAAGTAGATAAAATAAGTTTTTTGAACTTTATTACTGTTTCTATTTTTGGATCTTTAACGATATTTTTTCATGATACTCAATTTATTAAATGGAAAATTACTATTGTTTATATACTATTTTCTATAGTACTTTTAATTAGTCAATTTTTTACTAAAAAATCAATTATACAAAGATTTTTAGAAAAAAAGATAAAAATTAATAATATATATTGGAATAAAATTAATTTTTTTTGGGCATTGTTTTTTTTATTTTGTAGTATTTTAAATATTTATATAGCTTTTTGGCTTCCAGAAAAAACATGGGTGAATTTTAAAGTTTTTGGAATTTTAATTTTAATGTTTTTTGCTCTTATTGCTACAAGCATTTATATAAATTTCAAAGTAATAAAAAAAAATAAGTTTTTATAA
- the yciA gene encoding acyl-CoA thioester hydrolase YciA, which translates to MPKKNKLPQGTIVLQTLAMPSDTNANGDIFGGWIISQMDIGGAILAKEISGGKVVTVQVNNITFFKPISVGDIVICYAHCLKVGNSSITINIEIWIKKISSKPLGRYYCVAKAIFIYVAIDNTGNPRQLLPMSII; encoded by the coding sequence ATGCCAAAAAAAAATAAACTACCACAAGGAACCATAGTTCTACAAACACTTGCAATGCCTTCAGATACTAATGCTAATGGAGATATATTTGGTGGTTGGATTATTTCTCAAATGGATATCGGAGGTGCTATATTAGCTAAAGAAATATCTGGCGGAAAAGTTGTTACAGTGCAAGTGAATAATATTACTTTTTTTAAACCTATTTCTGTTGGCGATATTGTAATTTGCTATGCACACTGTTTAAAAGTCGGAAACAGTTCAATTACTATTAACATAGAAATTTGGATTAAAAAAATTTCCTCTAAACCATTAGGCCGTTACTATTGTGTTGCAAAAGCAATATTTATTTATGTAGCGATTGATAATACAGGAAATCCTCGTCAATTATTACCTATGAGTATCATTTAA
- the cls gene encoding cardiolipin synthase produces the protein MDIFYNLIKSLIILIYWLLIANITYRILIKRRSIPSSMSWLLTIYIIPFIGIVIWFFFGEFYLEKRQKKIANKIWSISNKYLNQLKSYKYIFQIKNSEVATSLFQLCKHRQGISGIKNNNITLLTNTQKIIKILIRDIYLARKNIEMVFYIWKPGGVADDVASALIHSAKRGVHCRLMLDSAGSIEFFRSPWVKIMKRSGIEVVEALKVNFFRIFTRRIDLRQHRKIIIIDNYISYSGSMNLVDPFLFKKSSGIGQWIDLMTRIEGPIATTIGIIYSCDWEIETGYKILPKLPNKEMFKKKLNHNSSIQVIASGPGFPKNMIHQALLTAIYSARKELTMTTPYLVPSDDLLHAICTAAQRGVKVSIIIPLYHDSILVKWASRVFFSELLEAGVKIYQFKKGLLHSKSILIDQQLSLIGTVNLDMRSLWLNFEITLVIDDSKFSHNLEITQKEYINNSQLLDKNIWSMRAYWTRILEKIFYFLSPLL, from the coding sequence ATGGATATTTTTTATAATTTAATTAAATCGTTAATTATTTTAATATATTGGTTATTAATTGCTAATATTACTTATCGAATTTTAATTAAACGTCGCAGCATACCTTCTTCTATGTCTTGGTTGTTAACTATTTATATCATTCCTTTTATTGGAATTGTTATATGGTTTTTTTTCGGAGAATTTTATTTAGAAAAAAGACAAAAAAAAATAGCGAATAAAATTTGGTCCATATCAAATAAATACCTTAATCAACTTAAATCTTATAAATATATTTTCCAAATAAAAAACAGCGAAGTAGCAACCTCTTTATTTCAATTATGCAAACATCGGCAAGGAATATCAGGAATTAAAAACAATAACATTACACTACTTACTAATACTCAAAAAATTATAAAAATTTTAATACGTGATATTTATCTAGCTCGAAAAAATATTGAAATGGTATTTTATATCTGGAAACCTGGGGGGGTAGCAGATGATGTTGCTTCTGCTCTAATACATTCTGCAAAAAGAGGTGTTCATTGTCGATTAATGCTTGATTCTGCTGGGAGTATTGAATTTTTTAGAAGTCCTTGGGTAAAAATTATGAAAAGATCAGGAATTGAAGTTGTAGAAGCATTAAAAGTAAATTTCTTTCGAATATTTACGAGACGTATAGATCTTAGACAACATAGAAAAATTATTATAATAGATAATTATATCTCTTATTCTGGAAGTATGAATCTAGTAGATCCATTTTTATTTAAAAAATCTTCCGGCATAGGTCAATGGATTGATTTAATGACAAGAATAGAAGGTCCCATAGCTACAACAATAGGTATTATTTATTCTTGTGATTGGGAAATTGAAACAGGTTATAAAATTTTGCCTAAATTGCCTAATAAAGAAATGTTTAAAAAAAAGTTAAATCATAATTCTAGCATTCAAGTAATTGCATCTGGTCCAGGTTTTCCTAAAAATATGATTCACCAAGCATTATTAACAGCAATTTACTCCGCACGAAAAGAGTTAACTATGACTACCCCCTATTTAGTTCCTAGCGATGACTTATTACATGCTATTTGCACCGCAGCTCAAAGAGGTGTAAAAGTGAGTATTATTATACCTTTATATCATGATTCTATTTTAGTTAAATGGGCGAGTAGAGTTTTTTTTAGCGAATTATTAGAAGCAGGAGTGAAAATATATCAATTTAAAAAAGGTTTATTACACAGTAAAAGTATATTAATTGACCAACAACTCAGTTTAATCGGAACAGTAAACTTAGATATGAGAAGTTTATGGTTAAATTTTGAAATTACTTTAGTAATTGATGACAGCAAGTTCAGTCATAATTTAGAAATAACACAAAAAGAATATATTAATAATTCTCAACTATTAGACAAAAATATTTGGTCAATGAGAGCATATTGGACTAGAATTCTTGAAAAAATATTTTATTTTTTAAGTCCATTATTATAA
- the ribA gene encoding GTP cyclohydrolase II: MKVMQIEKAILPTVWGDFLIFGFEEKRNGKNHIALVHGDIKKNTPILSRVHSECLTGDSFFSLRCDCGIQLKMAMKKIVKEGSGVLIYHRQEGRNIGLLNKIKAYSLQDKGLDTVEANQKLGFSADERDFSLCSDIFKILNIKRIKLLTNNPFKVNMLIASGINVVERIPLITKKNSKNAHYLNTKAKKMGHLLFK; this comes from the coding sequence ATGAAAGTAATGCAAATAGAAAAAGCTATATTACCAACTGTATGGGGTGATTTTTTAATATTTGGATTTGAAGAAAAGAGAAATGGAAAAAATCATATTGCTCTTGTACATGGTGATATTAAAAAAAATACTCCTATTTTGTCTAGAGTTCATTCAGAATGTTTAACAGGAGACTCTTTTTTTAGTTTAAGATGTGATTGCGGTATACAATTAAAAATGGCAATGAAAAAAATTGTTAAGGAAGGTAGCGGCGTTCTTATATATCATCGTCAAGAAGGTAGAAATATTGGTCTTCTTAATAAAATTAAAGCATATTCACTTCAAGATAAAGGGCTAGATACTGTTGAAGCTAATCAGAAACTTGGTTTTTCTGCAGATGAAAGAGATTTTTCATTATGTAGTGATATTTTTAAAATTTTAAACATAAAAAGAATTAAATTATTAACAAATAACCCGTTTAAGGTAAATATGTTAATCGCTTCTGGAATTAATGTTGTAGAAAGAATACCGTTAATTACAAAAAAAAATTCAAAAAATGCTCACTATTTAAATACCAAAGCAAAAAAAATGGGTCATTTATTATTTAAATAA
- the pyrF gene encoding orotidine-5'-phosphate decarboxylase: MLNSSFYNTPKIIIALDFCNKKSAMKLVNLLDPSTFYLKVGKEMFTTLGCKFVRELHQLGFNIFLDLKFHDIPNTVFHAIKAAADLGVWMLSVHASGGKEMLISAKKALKSFKKNTPLLIAVTSLTSLKEKNLKEIGIHMSLEKYVLTLSKLSNDCGLDGVVCPGREAKKIKLLYGNSYKIITPGIRCYSDNTFDQNHVITPKKAKEYKIDYIVVGRSITTSKNPIKKLNFIIESMK, translated from the coding sequence GTGTTAAATTCTAGTTTTTATAATACTCCTAAAATTATTATTGCATTAGATTTTTGCAATAAAAAATCTGCTATGAAATTAGTTAATCTTCTTGATCCATCTACTTTCTATTTAAAAGTGGGAAAAGAAATGTTTACAACGTTAGGATGTAAATTTGTTCGCGAATTACATCAACTTGGATTTAATATATTTTTAGACTTAAAATTTCATGATATTCCAAATACAGTTTTTCATGCAATAAAAGCAGCAGCTGACTTAGGAGTATGGATGTTAAGTGTTCATGCTTCTGGAGGAAAAGAAATGTTAATTTCTGCAAAAAAAGCCTTAAAATCATTTAAAAAAAATACTCCATTATTAATTGCAGTTACTTCACTTACAAGCCTAAAAGAAAAAAATTTAAAAGAAATTGGTATTCATATGTCATTAGAAAAGTATGTACTAACGCTTTCAAAATTATCTAACGATTGTGGATTAGATGGAGTTGTATGCCCTGGTAGAGAAGCTAAGAAAATAAAACTATTATATGGAAATTCTTATAAAATAATTACTCCAGGAATTCGATGCTATTCTGATAATACATTTGATCAAAATCACGTTATAACCCCTAAAAAAGCTAAAGAATATAAAATAGATTATATTGTTGTAGGTCGCTCTATAACAACTTCAAAAAATCCCATTAAAAAATTAAATTTTATAATAGAATCTATGAAATAG
- the lipA gene encoding lipoyl synthase, translating to MNKKYFVLKTNKKIKIIPTININQKVKKLKKPDWIKINMLTNTSRISKIKNALRKNNLYSVCEEARCPNLPECFNYGTATFMILGAICTRNCPFCAVSHGKPKDVDIKEPENLAKTIFDMGINYVVITSVVRDDLYDGGAQHFVDCITSIKNKNNIKIEVLVPDFRGRVKLILEIFKKKLPDVFNHNIESVPRLYKRIRPGANYQKSLFLLESFKKKYTYIPTKSGLMLGLGEKDKEIVQVMKDLYESGVTLLTVGQYLQPSKNHLPVENYISPAEFESIKKEALSIGFSNAFCGPFVRSSYHAVSQTNFSIKK from the coding sequence ATGAATAAAAAATATTTTGTGCTCAAAACAAATAAAAAGATTAAAATTATTCCAACTATAAATATTAATCAAAAAGTAAAAAAATTAAAAAAACCTGACTGGATTAAAATAAATATGCTTACTAATACATCTCGTATTAGTAAAATAAAAAATGCTTTACGAAAAAATAACTTATATTCTGTTTGTGAAGAAGCACGTTGTCCAAATTTACCCGAATGTTTTAATTACGGAACTGCAACATTTATGATTCTTGGAGCTATATGTACGCGAAATTGTCCTTTTTGCGCAGTATCTCATGGAAAACCAAAAGACGTTGATATAAAAGAACCTGAAAATTTAGCTAAAACTATATTTGATATGGGTATTAATTATGTAGTCATTACTTCAGTAGTACGAGATGATTTATACGACGGTGGAGCACAGCATTTTGTTGATTGCATAACGTCAATTAAAAATAAAAATAATATAAAAATAGAGGTATTAGTTCCTGATTTTAGAGGTAGAGTTAAATTAATTTTAGAGATATTTAAAAAAAAGTTACCTGATGTTTTTAATCATAATATAGAAAGCGTTCCTCGTCTTTATAAAAGAATAAGGCCAGGAGCAAATTATCAAAAATCACTTTTTTTATTAGAGTCATTTAAAAAAAAATATACTTATATTCCTACTAAATCCGGATTAATGTTGGGTTTAGGTGAAAAAGATAAAGAAATTGTACAAGTTATGAAGGATCTTTATGAGAGCGGTGTTACACTACTAACAGTAGGTCAATATCTTCAACCTAGTAAAAATCATCTTCCAGTAGAAAACTATATATCACCTGCAGAATTTGAAAGCATTAAAAAAGAAGCTCTATCTATTGGTTTTTCTAATGCATTTTGCGGTCCTTTTGTGCGATCATCATATCATGCTGTATCTCAAACAAATTTTTCTATTAAGAAATAA
- the lipB gene encoding lipoyl(octanoyl) transferase LipB, with protein MKKKFIFFKNLGLRDWFEVVNQMHIFTQSRNFNTFDEIWFVEHYPIFTQGLVKKSNSVVLERKKYLHNIPLVLTDRGGQITYHGPGQQIIYFLIDLKRRKINIRQFINIIQTLIIDTLNYFSIDSYPSLRIPGIYINKKKVCSIGLRISKGCTLHGLSLNINMNLTPFTYISPCGDINMRMTQIKNFNPYVTISEIRLILIKKLSKLLNVQIINKKLQNRI; from the coding sequence TTGAAAAAGAAATTTATTTTTTTTAAAAATTTAGGACTCAGAGATTGGTTTGAAGTTGTTAATCAAATGCATATTTTCACTCAGTCACGAAATTTTAATACATTTGATGAAATTTGGTTTGTAGAGCATTATCCTATTTTTACACAAGGTTTAGTAAAAAAAAGTAATTCTGTTGTATTAGAAAGAAAAAAATATTTGCATAATATTCCTTTAGTATTGACTGACAGAGGTGGTCAAATTACATATCATGGTCCGGGGCAACAGATAATATATTTTTTAATTGATTTAAAACGTAGAAAAATTAATATTCGTCAATTTATAAATATTATACAAACTTTAATTATAGATACTTTGAATTATTTCTCTATAGATTCATATCCTAGTTTAAGAATTCCTGGAATATATATAAATAAAAAAAAAGTATGCTCTATAGGGTTGCGAATTAGCAAGGGATGTACTTTACATGGTTTATCCTTAAATATTAATATGAATTTAACTCCGTTTACTTATATTTCTCCATGCGGAGATATCAATATGAGAATGACACAAATAAAAAATTTTAATCCTTATGTTACTATATCAGAAATACGTTTAATTTTAATTAAAAAGCTATCTAAATTATTAAATGTGCAAATAATTAATAAAAAGTTGCAAAATAGAATTTAA
- a CDS encoding YchE family NAAT transporter → MHILTFDFSIYIKFFVSLCALVNPIGMIPIFTAMTNNQSILERNRTNLIANISASLILIISLFVGKNILNIFGISINSFRIAGGVLIISVAFSMISGVFTKNKDEKKENISVVPLAMPLIAGPGAISSTIVWSTYYSNWINLLGCSISIFLFSLVCWICFRAAPSVVDILGKTGINIITRIMGLLLMSLGIEFLNIGIKSILIDLSH, encoded by the coding sequence ATGCATATTTTAACCTTTGATTTTTCTATATATATAAAATTTTTTGTAAGTTTATGCGCTCTTGTCAATCCCATTGGGATGATACCTATTTTTACAGCTATGACAAATAATCAATCTATTTTAGAACGTAATAGAACTAATTTAATAGCTAATATTTCTGCATCCCTAATATTAATTATATCATTATTTGTAGGTAAAAATATTTTAAATATTTTTGGAATATCTATTAATTCATTTCGAATCGCCGGTGGGGTATTAATTATTAGTGTTGCATTTTCTATGATTAGTGGTGTTTTTACAAAAAATAAAGATGAAAAAAAAGAAAATATTAGTGTAGTTCCTTTAGCTATGCCATTAATTGCTGGACCAGGAGCAATTAGTTCTACCATTGTATGGAGTACATACTATTCAAATTGGATTAATTTATTAGGATGTAGTATATCTATTTTTTTGTTTTCATTAGTATGCTGGATTTGTTTTCGTGCTGCGCCGTCTGTTGTTGACATATTAGGAAAAACAGGAATTAACATTATTACACGTATTATGGGATTATTACTCATGTCTCTTGGAATAGAATTTCTAAATATCGGAATAAAATCTATATTAATTGATTTATCACATTAA
- the rnb gene encoding exoribonuclease II, whose product MFQNNPLLAQLKKHLNAKIPRVEGIVKSTERGFGFLEVDAQKSYFIPPKNMKKVMHGDKILAVLKVEKDREIAEPEKLIEPFLNKFVGQIEKKDNKLFILPDYPFLKDFIICNPNKKCVKIFQTGDWAIAKLVQHKLKGNKIFYAELIEEIVKSNDPLIPWLVTLSRHNLAKEEPLIEKKDIFLKDTSYRQDLTHIDFITIDNVNTKDIDDALFIKEEANKNFCLTIAIADPTSYIEKGSKLDIIASQRGFTNYLPGFNIPMLPRILSENICSLNPKKKRPVLACSVNISKDGNILSNTINFFLAWIKSKSKLSYEDVSDWIEKKSTWTPPKNSIENQISLLHRLCLLRIKWRQLNAILFKESVEYRFQFSENNNIKDIIIEKRRIAHKIVEECMIIANISAANFLSKNIGFGIYNVHSGFDAINAENVSSFLDNFNLKFSAQEITTLKGFCHLRRALDSLSNEYINNRIRKYQSFGDFSIKPGPHFALGLQEYATWTSPIRKYSDMINHRLLKAIIQKNKEIIKPTEEMKLKISDQKRRNRIAERDISDWLYTLFLQKKEHKNKKFNAEIIDIARSGIRAKLIENGANVFIPSLFVHPVREELIFNQEIGKVFIKGVLHYKVSDVIEVVLSEIRLQTRSIIAKPNY is encoded by the coding sequence ATGTTTCAAAATAATCCATTACTTGCACAATTAAAAAAACATTTAAATGCTAAAATTCCACGAGTTGAAGGTATTGTAAAAAGTACGGAAAGAGGATTTGGTTTTTTAGAAGTTGATGCTCAGAAAAGCTATTTTATACCTCCTAAAAACATGAAAAAAGTCATGCATGGCGATAAAATATTAGCTGTATTAAAAGTTGAAAAAGATCGTGAAATTGCTGAACCTGAAAAATTAATTGAACCTTTTTTAAATAAATTTGTAGGACAAATTGAAAAGAAAGATAATAAATTATTTATTTTACCTGATTACCCTTTTTTAAAAGATTTTATAATATGTAATCCTAATAAAAAATGTGTTAAAATTTTTCAAACAGGAGATTGGGCTATAGCTAAACTAGTTCAACATAAATTAAAAGGAAATAAAATATTTTATGCTGAATTAATTGAAGAAATAGTAAAATCAAACGATCCATTAATACCGTGGTTAGTTACTTTATCACGTCATAATCTTGCCAAAGAAGAACCATTAATAGAAAAAAAAGATATCTTTCTAAAAGATACATCCTATAGACAAGATTTAACTCATATTGATTTCATTACTATTGACAATGTTAATACAAAAGACATTGATGATGCTCTTTTTATCAAAGAAGAAGCTAATAAAAATTTTTGTTTAACAATAGCAATTGCAGACCCTACGTCTTACATTGAAAAAGGTAGTAAATTAGATATCATTGCCTCTCAAAGAGGTTTTACAAATTATTTACCAGGTTTTAACATTCCTATGTTACCTCGTATTTTGTCAGAAAACATATGTTCTTTAAATCCTAAAAAAAAGCGCCCAGTTTTAGCATGCTCTGTGAATATTTCAAAAGATGGAAATATTCTTTCTAATACTATTAATTTTTTTTTAGCATGGATTAAATCTAAATCAAAATTATCTTACGAAGATGTATCAGATTGGATTGAAAAAAAAAGTACATGGACGCCTCCGAAAAATTCTATCGAAAATCAAATATCTCTTTTACATCGTTTGTGTTTATTAAGAATTAAATGGCGTCAACTAAATGCTATTTTATTCAAAGAAAGTGTAGAATATAGATTTCAATTTTCTGAAAATAATAATATAAAAGATATTATAATTGAAAAAAGACGTATTGCTCACAAAATTGTTGAAGAGTGTATGATAATTGCTAATATATCCGCGGCTAATTTTTTATCAAAAAATATTGGATTTGGAATATATAATGTACACTCTGGATTTGATGCTATAAATGCTGAGAATGTATCTTCTTTTTTAGACAATTTTAATTTAAAATTTAGTGCTCAGGAAATCACTACCCTCAAGGGATTTTGCCATCTTAGACGTGCCTTAGATTCTTTATCTAATGAATATATAAATAATCGTATTCGAAAATATCAATCTTTTGGTGATTTTAGTATTAAACCAGGACCTCATTTTGCATTAGGTTTGCAAGAATATGCTACTTGGACATCTCCAATTAGAAAATATAGCGATATGATTAATCATCGTTTATTAAAAGCTATCATACAAAAAAATAAGGAAATTATTAAACCGACTGAAGAAATGAAGTTAAAAATTAGTGATCAAAAGCGACGTAATAGAATAGCTGAAAGAGATATTTCAGATTGGCTTTATACTTTGTTTTTACAAAAAAAAGAACATAAAAATAAAAAATTTAATGCAGAAATTATTGATATCGCGAGAAGTGGTATAAGAGCAAAATTAATAGAAAACGGTGCTAATGTTTTTATTCCTTCCTTATTCGTACATCCTGTTCGTGAAGAATTGATTTTCAATCAAGAAATAGGTAAGGTATTTATCAAGGGAGTATTGCATTATAAAGTATCTGATGTAATTGAAGTTGTTTTGTCAGAAATTCGATTACAAACACGTAGTATTATTGCGAAACCTAATTATTAG